One Pagrus major chromosome 11, Pma_NU_1.0 genomic region harbors:
- the diras1a gene encoding GTP-binding protein Di-Ras1a: MPEQSNDYRVVVFGAGGVGKSSLVLRFVKGTFRDTYIPTVEDTYRQVISCDKSVCTLQITDTTGSHQFPAMQRLSISKGHAFILVYSITSRQSLEELKPIYQQVLAIKGTVESIPIMLVGNKSDETAQREVETKEGEAQAGAWKCAFMETSAKTNTNVKELFQQLLSLEKKRDMSLSIDGKRSGKQKRADKLKGKCSVM, translated from the exons ATGCCAGAGCAGAGTAACGACTACCGGGTGGTGGTGTTTGGAGCAGGAGGGGTGGGGAAGAGCTCGCTGGTGCTTCGGTTTGTTAAAGGCACCTTCAGAGACACCTACATCCCCACAGTGGAGGACACATACAGACAG GTGATCAGCTGTGATAAGAGCGTGTGCACGCTGCAGATCACCGacacaacaggaagtcaccAGTTTCCCGCCATGCAGCGACTCTCCATCTCCAAGGGCCACGCCTTCATCCTGGTCTACTCCATCACCAGCCGGCAATCACTGGAGGAGCTCAAACCCATTTACCAACAG GTTCTGGCCATCAAAGGCACCGTAGAGTCCATTCCCATAATGCTGGTGGGCAACAAAAGCGATGAGACGGCCCAGCGTGAGGTGGAGACGAAGGAGGGCGAAGCTCAGGCCGGTGCATGGAAGTGTGCCTTCATGGAGACGTCGGCCAAGACGAACACCAATGTGAAGGAACTGTTCCAGCAGCTGCTGTCCctggagaagaagagggacaTGAGCCTGAGCATCGACGGGAAGCGTTCAGGGAAACAGAAACGAGCCGACAAGCTGAAGGGGAAGTGCAGCGTCATGTAG